The sequence TAACGCGCGTGCTTGATCAGTACTGGCTCAATACCGATCCTGCGGCTACCACTCATACCGTGCTCGTGGTTGACGATGATCCTGATACGCGCGAACTCCATGCCCGCATCGTGCAGGCGCACGGGGCACTCCATCGGGTATTGTGTGCGCGTTCCGGACGTGAAGCCCTGAACATCCTTCACCAACAAGCGGTTCATCTGGTGTTGCTGGATTTGATGATGCCGGAGATGGATGGCTTTACCTTGTTGCAGATGATGCGCGAACATCCACAGTTGCGCGAGATTCCGGTTATTGTCATTACCGGACGCACCCTCACCGAGGAAGATATGGCGCGTCTCAGTCAAGGGGTTACCACTGTGCTCAGTAAAGGTATGTTCAGCGCGAGTGAAACCCTCGCCCATTTACAGATCGCCCTCGAACGGCGGCGTCGTCTAAGCGATCAGGCGCAAATCCTGGTCCGGAAAGCAATGGCCTATATCCATAGCTATTATGCCCATCCGATCACCCGCCAGGATATTGCGCACTACGTCGGGATGAGTGAAGACTATCTGACCCACTGTTTTCGGCAGGAACTGGGTACAACGCCGGTCGAATATCTCAACCGGTACCGGGTCCTGCAGGCACGTCGGCTGCTCGTTGAGAGTGATAAAAGTATTACCAACATCGCCCTGGAAGTAGGTTTTTCTAGCAGTAGCTATTTCAGTCGGGTGTTCCGCAAGGAGGTTGGGCTTTCACCCGAAGAGTATCGACGGCTAGGAGGCAATGGAACTGTGCAACTGTGATGATCGGTTTCACGTCTGACGATCGTCCGAATATGACCCTGCCGACGGTAGAGAGACGGAGCAGCACGCACGGCAGTTGGGGATGTACTGATGCAAACTGCCCATCAAAACTCGATCAGAATCGTGTAACTTTTTGCCTCCTCATACGGTTTCTATATCAAAAGCATATCCGTGTGAGGAGAGCCTATGAATCGTCGAACCCCGCTGATTGTCCTGCTTACGCTAATCGTTGTCTGTCCAGCTCTGCTAGCCGCTACAACGACGCCTCCAGTTCCTCTATTGCCTCCACCACCCCTCATTCTCGGCGTTGAACAGCTCTCCTCAACCGGATGGGCATTGCTGGTGCAGTGTCCTTATCCGCCGCAAGACCTGTATATCTGGACCAAAGATGCGTCGCTGCAACGACCACAACAGCTCACCGCGTCGGAACCTTCGCGTTGGCGAGCGCAATTCACAGGATCATTGCCCAGCATGATAACGATTTACGGCTGTGGTCAGCAGGCGGCACTGATGATAACTTCCCCGACCGGGCCGTCGTGGTTGGGATGGTTGTTTCTGGCCGGGCTGGTGGTTGCCGGCTTGCTCGGCGTGCGGCTCGTCAAACGTTGGCGAGCCAGAGCAATACCGCTATCGGCGCCGGCACCAGCACCGACCTGGTATATTCACCTGCACGATGAACAGGGTGAACGAACGGTGGCCCTGCCCATCGGCATTTTCACAATCGGGAGTGATCCTGCCTGCCACCTGACCGTCTTTGGTACCGACATTGCATTGCGTCACGCTCACCTGATCGCTAGCGAGACGAGTGCGCACATTGTTGATCTCGCCAGTCCCTCTGGCGTGTTCAGTGGTCCGGTACGGAGAAGGCTCCGTCCCCATACCCCTACGCCTATTGGTGAAGAAGATTTCTGGCTTGGCGCAACCGTGCGTCTACGGCTTGCTCGTGAGCGTGCCCTCTAACTGCTACTCGGTCACACTCTGACGGCTCGCTATCAGAAAGACCGGAGGTCGCACACGCAACATAAGGCCAAGATCAACCAGAATATGAATAAAAATAACCGTCCAGATGTCCTGGTAAAGATAGAGGCACAGACTCCAGCCCAATACCAATGCCATCTCGGCGAGTGGTCGTAGCTTGCGAATCCGCATTGAACGCGGCGAGTCGTCGAGGTGCGGGGGAAGATATGGCAACCAGAACAATCCATGAATCACGCCACCGTATATCACAAATGCGGTAAAGCCGACCGCAAAGCCCAGCGATCCTACCAGACCCGGCCAGAACTGAGCTGCCAGCCCGTTGCCAATCCAGTCTCCTAGGCGATAGACCGTAGCAAATGCCAGTGTTTCGATGACGCCGTTGCCGATGCTGAAGATGACGGTAGGCCCTAGCAAGAATGGTCGACCATCATGGCGCGCCACCATTACGTACAGTACCTGGCTGAAAGCGAAGCTGACCAGCAAAAACACGACAAACCAGGGATTCGCTAGGGTTGCTGCTACATTCCAGCTCCTGAGCCAATCACCTAGCAGCGGTATACCTATTAACAACGAGATGAGCCAGTAGAACAGAATGTACTGATCCAGGCGACTCAGAGTGCGTTGTTTGGTCAGTTCAAACTCCATAATGATAGTACTCCGTTTGCTTTTGATTGTCGTGTACAAGAGTTGTTTATATGCAATATCTTAGCATGCTTTGCACAGTTTGCCTAGATCAGAAACCTGCAAATTGTTGCGTAGATGTGTGCATTTTTGCCCGCATGCTGCAAGGCGTTATCACGACGCTCGCCTGAGCCGGGTCAGGTTAGACAGCCGTGCGTCCTGACTATCTCTACATCCTGTGGTGCATGGGTAGGGCTTTTCAACGTTTGCAGTTTTTGGTTGTGTTCGCTGATGCGCATCTTTCCCCACGCTCACGCCGCTCTCTGGTCTGCGCTGGTGGTCTGTGTGCGCGAGTGGCTGGCCCGCGTCTTGCAGCGGCATTTCATTGACTAGCCGGTATCACTACTTCTAAAACGAGGTGTGCGGGTCGTGCGTGGGCCCGTGTCCTACATTGGCAGAACCCACGACCGTTTCAGGAACGCGCCAAAAGGGTGGGTTGGGCGCCGAACAGCATCGGTGCACCAACGTGCGTCTGGACGCACGCACTGCGGGCAGATTTGTAACTACTCTCTCATCCCTATTTCTCCTTACCCATCTCCTTCACCCTGGTCCTCGTCCTCTCTCAACCTGGTAGGGGAAGGGGGAGACTGGGCAGCTTTGGACCCCCCCTCTCACTCCTATTTTCTCTTTCCCAACTCCTTTAGCTGGTACTCCACGCAGCACAACCTGGTATGATATGGGATAGAGCATAGTAGTTCGATAAAGGGAGTCTGTTGTGCGTCTCGTCAGTTTTATTCCGCCCGATGGTGGACCTGCCCGAGCGGGCGTCCTGCTCGGCGACACAGTTATCGATCTGGCTGCTGCCGCTCCTTTGGTGAGCGAGGATGCCTCTGATGTGTCCTGGGATATGCTCACCCTGCTACGCGCTGATCACCCAGAGGTTAATCTGGCGACTGCCGCTGAGATTGTGCAGGCTGTGGTCAATCTAATGGGTAGTGAAGATACAACAACAGCCGACGATTTCGATTGGCATGGTGGGTTAACCATTGGTGATACTGCATTGATCTTGCCGGTTACCCAGGTGCGTGTCGTATCACCGTTACCTCAGGTCGTCTCCTTACGCGAATTTGATGCGCTCGTTGATGATCAGACCGCAGCATTACGTCAGGCGGCGGGGTATTGGGTCGGTGATCGCCATCAGCCTGCATTCCGTTTTGCCGGACATACGGCCATCTACGGCCCTGATGAACGGATCGAATTGCCAACGATGGCGCCACTCGACTGTGGTATGGCATTAGGGTGTGTGATTGGTCGTTCGGGCCGTGATGTTGCGCCCGAAGAGGCTGAGGCGTATATCGCCGGGTATCTGTTGGTGAATGCCTGGACTGTTCGTGATCCGCTGCTGAATGCACGTCGTCCGCGTGATTTTGCGACCTCGCTTGGGCCGTGGCTGGTAACTCCCGATGAACTCGAATATTACCGTGACGATGACGGGCGTTTGTTGTTGACACTACATCTGATGATCAATGGTCGTGATGTTAGCTATTATCATACCGGCTTGATGCGTTTTTCATTCGCTGAGCTGATAGCTTTCGCCAGCCAGGATACCTGGTTACAGCCGGGCGAGATTATCGTTAGCGGAGTGGCTGCTGGTGGGTGTCTGCTCGATATTCACGGCGATAGTGGGCCATGGTTACGTCATGGTGATGAGGTGGTGCTGGTGTGCTCTGAACTGGGGCAATTGCGCTCTCCAATCGGATGGTTGTCAGAGTAAGCCTGGTGCGTTCTCGCACATTTTCTACTTGCTCACACTATTGGCGGGTTCCCAACTCTTTCTTTCGGCGAGAAGGAAGGAGTTTCAGACAAACCAACGGGGCAGGAGCGCCAACAAGCCACGAACCCGTTCCCGCAACTCATCACGTGCAACCACGAAGGCTGCGTATCGTTGTTCATAACTACCGGTTACCGCTGCTGGATCGGCGATACTCCAGTGGATATGGCGTACAGCCTCTGGCCACACTGGACACTCCTCGCGAGCGATGTCACATACCGTCACGATGAGGTCAGGTTGCTGATCGATAATGGCGTTGATTGATTTGGCAATCTGCTGATCAATCGGTATTCCGACCTCTTTCATAACGGCAATTGCCAGTGGATGAACCGGTTGAGGCGACGTACCGGCACTTATCGCGTGCACCTGACCCTTGCTCAATACTCGTAACCATGCCTCGGCCATTTGCGAACGGGCACTGTTGGCCCGGCATAGAAATGCAACCTTAATCGACGGTAAACGAAGCGGTAATGTATTAGGTAGCGCTAATTCATACCCAATCTGTTCGAGCAAATCGGTAAACGATGATAAATTGAGGCTATAGTAGACGATGCGCTTATCAACATCACTGCGGTGTGTATTGATGAATCCAGCCTGACGCAGGACATTCAGGTGGTACGAAACCAGGTTTTGCGCCAGACCGATGCCTGCTACTAATTCATTAACCGGACGGTCACTTTCACGCAGCATCGTGATCAGTTTCCAGCGTGTCTCGTCAGCCAGTAAACGCAAGCCTGTGAGTGCTGATAGCGAAGATATCGTACCCATAGCGATTCGCTTTTATCTGCAAGGTGATCCTGCTGCCTAGCATACCAGCGCCGATAAAGTTTGACAACTCGTCTATGTTGAGTGTCTACTGGGGTAGATGAAGATCTTGTACCAGCAAGCGGAACCATGGATCAGAGAGGGGGCAGCGTTCTCTGCTTCGGTTCACCGATGCACCAGCGCAGGTACACTGACGATGATCCCATCCTTACTACCGCTGATCGCGCCCCCCGCACGTGTCAGGGTACGCGGGCCTCTGGGCCGACGCCCTGTGGTCGCTGATCGCGCCCCCCGCGCGTGTCAGGGTACGCGGGCCTCTGGCCCGCCGGTGCAGTGGTCGGCTAGAACACATTAAGCCACCCCCTGCCCCCCGTAAGCGGGGGGCTTATCTTATAGGAGGCGAGTTAACTCGGGTTGTAGCCTTCCCCCTGCTTTGCAAGATGTAAGGGCTTGTGGGGAGCTTACAGGAGGGGGCTTGCAAGGGTCTTACAGAGGGGCTTACAAGGGGATACTTGCGAGATGAGAAAGGGGAAGCTAGCGGAACAGGCCATCGTGCGCTTACGCAGGGTAAATGCGGGCTAAAAGCTAATGACAAAGAGCGGTAAACAGGTCATTTGGTAATCATAGGGATAAGCTACCGCCTTTACCCCCCACTGCGGTTGGTACGATTGGTACCGATAGTGATGACACAGATATTGGCGATTCCGTTACCTGCTGCAATGTAGGATTGCCAACATCATTCATCGAAGCAATCACAGAGTTATTCTGTCAGGCCCTACCTCGGCAGTACGAAGAGATGTTATCCGGAAAACGGTATCACATTAATAGGGGCAGGTTGGAAACCCGCCCCTACCTGCCATGTTGCCCGGAGAAGATGAAGCCGACCGAGCTAATGGACGTCGTTACATCTGATACCGCTACCGCGTGCGGAAGAGCAATATCCCATTGATAACGACGACCACTTCCAAAAATCTTTTCCTTGCGCCCAATTTATCGACCGATTACGGTCGTAATAACTTCCTTCCCGCCAGTATTGCTCCGGCAGCAAGTGCACCGACGCCAAGGGCCAGTGGCCCCCAGCGACGAGTGTGCGTATCGGCCAGCACGACACGAGCCGTATTGTAGCCGCTCGCGCCGAAAACGCCACCGCCCGGATGGGTACTAGCGCCGGTCAGATAAAGCCCACGAATCGGTGTGCGATAACGGGCCAGCTCTGGCAGTGGCCGGAAAAAGAACATCTGGTCAAAGCTCATCTCGACGTGCATCACGTTGCCGTGTAGCAAACCGATCCGGCGTTCGAGGTCGAGCGGGCTTTGGATAAAACGGTCGATAATCTTACCGCGCATATTTGGCGCATAACGGTACAGAACTTCGAGAATGGAGTCGGCAACCGACTCACGAATATCATCCCAGTGTCGGCCATCACTAAGCTTGTACGGAAAGTATTGTGCCCAGAGGAAGACCGTGTGTTTACCGGGTGGGGCAACATCGGGATCAATCGCCGAAAAAGTCATGGCAATGACCGCTGGTTCCCGACTCGGTTCGCCGCGTAGATAGTCTTCGTAAGCTCGCCGTACATAATTCATGCTTGGGCTAAGCAGTTGCAGCCCGTGGTGACTTTCGTGTGGCCGACCATAGCTACGCGCCGCAATATAATCGGGCAGTTCTTCAGCGGCACAACGCACCGTCATGCCAAAACCATTCCCAATCCGAATGTGTTTGAGGCGACGCACCAGTTCGGGGCTGAGGTGTTCACTACCTACCAGTTGTAAGAACGTTGTCAGGACATGAGCGTTTGACACAACAATCGGCGCCGAGTAGCGCTGTCCGTCAGCCGTCTCAACTCCCTGTACACGTCCATTCTGAACCAGAATACGACGTACCGGCGCATCGAGCACCACTTCACCACCCATAGCCTGGAGCGAACGGGCCATCGCCTGGGTCAGCATACCCGAACCACCACGCGGGTGTTTCGCACCACTGTAATGGAGCATTGCATGCCAGCCAAAGA comes from Chloroflexus sp. Y-396-1 and encodes:
- a CDS encoding FHA domain-containing protein is translated as MNRRTPLIVLLTLIVVCPALLAATTTPPVPLLPPPPLILGVEQLSSTGWALLVQCPYPPQDLYIWTKDASLQRPQQLTASEPSRWRAQFTGSLPSMITIYGCGQQAALMITSPTGPSWLGWLFLAGLVVAGLLGVRLVKRWRARAIPLSAPAPAPTWYIHLHDEQGERTVALPIGIFTIGSDPACHLTVFGTDIALRHAHLIASETSAHIVDLASPSGVFSGPVRRRLRPHTPTPIGEEDFWLGATVRLRLARERAL
- a CDS encoding fumarylacetoacetate hydrolase family protein; the protein is MRLVSFIPPDGGPARAGVLLGDTVIDLAAAAPLVSEDASDVSWDMLTLLRADHPEVNLATAAEIVQAVVNLMGSEDTTTADDFDWHGGLTIGDTALILPVTQVRVVSPLPQVVSLREFDALVDDQTAALRQAAGYWVGDRHQPAFRFAGHTAIYGPDERIELPTMAPLDCGMALGCVIGRSGRDVAPEEAEAYIAGYLLVNAWTVRDPLLNARRPRDFATSLGPWLVTPDELEYYRDDDGRLLLTLHLMINGRDVSYYHTGLMRFSFAELIAFASQDTWLQPGEIIVSGVAAGGCLLDIHGDSGPWLRHGDEVVLVCSELGQLRSPIGWLSE
- a CDS encoding metalloregulator ArsR/SmtB family transcription factor, with translation MGTISSLSALTGLRLLADETRWKLITMLRESDRPVNELVAGIGLAQNLVSYHLNVLRQAGFINTHRSDVDKRIVYYSLNLSSFTDLLEQIGYELALPNTLPLRLPSIKVAFLCRANSARSQMAEAWLRVLSKGQVHAISAGTSPQPVHPLAIAVMKEVGIPIDQQIAKSINAIIDQQPDLIVTVCDIAREECPVWPEAVRHIHWSIADPAAVTGSYEQRYAAFVVARDELRERVRGLLALLPRWFV
- a CDS encoding NAD(P)/FAD-dependent oxidoreductase, producing MPRASDYDVIIVGGGHNGLTCAGYLAKAGKRVLVLERRPIVGGAVCTEEVIPGYKIDVGSSAHIMIHLTPIVRDLELERYGLEYIDMDPYAFYPLPDGSGAIYFYRDVERTCQSIATVSPRDAEAYRRFLDFWTPLNEAVFDVFLNPPSVTRLFGKVASSIPYLPKAERKVLEVTRRLFTSYAQLIEETFESEAMRAAMTWLAAQSGPPPDEIGAGDFFGWHAMLHYSGAKHPRGGSGMLTQAMARSLQAMGGEVVLDAPVRRILVQNGRVQGVETADGQRYSAPIVVSNAHVLTTFLQLVGSEHLSPELVRRLKHIRIGNGFGMTVRCAAEELPDYIAARSYGRPHESHHGLQLLSPSMNYVRRAYEDYLRGEPSREPAVIAMTFSAIDPDVAPPGKHTVFLWAQYFPYKLSDGRHWDDIRESVADSILEVLYRYAPNMRGKIIDRFIQSPLDLERRIGLLHGNVMHVEMSFDQMFFFRPLPELARYRTPIRGLYLTGASTHPGGGVFGASGYNTARVVLADTHTRRWGPLALGVGALAAGAILAGRKLLRP